In a single window of the Streptomyces cinnabarinus genome:
- a CDS encoding heme oxygenase (biliverdin-producing), producing MDSFSTVIRTASHEQHVEAETSTFMSDLLGGRLGVDAYARYTEQLWFVYEALESGAERLASDPVTGPFIQPELFRLTALERDLAHLRGPEWRAGVTALPATRAYADRVRECAATWPAGYIAHHYTRYLGDLSGGQIIRDKAERTWGFEKKGDGVRFYVFEGITNPAAFKRSYRELLDGVRADDLEKQRIVTECKKAFALNTAVFRALGEEFPLSA from the coding sequence ATGGACTCCTTCTCGACCGTCATCCGCACCGCCTCGCACGAGCAGCATGTGGAGGCGGAGACCTCGACGTTCATGAGCGATCTGCTCGGCGGGCGCCTCGGCGTCGACGCGTACGCGCGCTACACCGAGCAACTGTGGTTCGTCTACGAGGCGCTGGAGAGCGGAGCCGAGCGGCTGGCGTCGGATCCGGTGACCGGGCCGTTCATCCAGCCGGAGCTGTTCCGGCTGACGGCGCTGGAGCGGGACCTCGCGCATCTGCGGGGTCCGGAGTGGCGAGCGGGCGTGACGGCGCTGCCCGCGACGCGCGCGTACGCGGACCGGGTCCGGGAGTGCGCCGCGACCTGGCCCGCGGGTTACATCGCCCACCACTACACCCGCTACCTCGGGGACCTCTCCGGCGGCCAGATCATCCGCGACAAGGCGGAGCGGACCTGGGGCTTCGAGAAGAAGGGCGACGGCGTCCGCTTCTACGTCTTCGAGGGCATCACCAACCCCGCGGCCTTCAAGCGGTCCTACCGCGAACTCCTGGACGGGGTACGGGCGGACGACCTGGAGAAGCAGCGGATCGTGACGGAGTGCAAGAAGGCGTTCGCGCTGAACACCGCGGTGTTCCGGGCGCTGGGTGAGGAGTTCCCGCTGTCGGCGTGA
- a CDS encoding PhzF family phenazine biosynthesis protein, with the protein MTDYDVLRVFCGPRGGYGNELGVVREGSVLPEREERQALAAKLGFSETVFVDDPERGVIDIYTPSTRLPFAGYPCVGAAWLLDVPELVTPAGVVGARQDGEFCWIEARAEWAPPRTLKRYPTAAEVDALPVPPPGEWIYAWAWEDESAGRIRARGFPGRGDGIDEDEATGAAAILLTEQLGRALNITQGSGSQLLTAPQPGGWVELGGRVYLER; encoded by the coding sequence GTGACTGACTACGACGTGCTCCGGGTGTTCTGCGGCCCGCGCGGCGGATACGGCAACGAACTGGGTGTCGTCCGCGAGGGCTCCGTGCTGCCCGAGCGCGAGGAGCGGCAGGCGCTCGCCGCCAAACTGGGCTTCAGCGAGACGGTGTTCGTGGACGACCCCGAGCGGGGCGTCATCGACATCTACACCCCCAGCACGCGGCTGCCGTTCGCCGGTTACCCCTGCGTCGGGGCGGCCTGGCTGCTGGACGTGCCCGAACTGGTCACGCCCGCCGGGGTGGTCGGGGCCCGGCAGGACGGGGAGTTCTGCTGGATCGAGGCACGGGCGGAGTGGGCGCCGCCGCGGACGCTGAAGCGGTACCCGACGGCGGCGGAGGTCGACGCGCTGCCCGTGCCGCCGCCCGGCGAGTGGATCTACGCCTGGGCGTGGGAGGACGAGTCCGCGGGCCGGATCCGCGCACGTGGCTTCCCCGGCCGGGGCGACGGCATCGACGAGGACGAGGCCACCGGAGCGGCCGCGATCCTGCTGACGGAACAGCTAGGCCGCGCCCTCAACATCACCCAGGGCTCGGGCTCCCAGCTCCTGACGGCACCGCAGCCCGGAGGCTGGGTGGAACTCGGGGGACGGGTCTACCTGGAACGCTGA
- a CDS encoding FecCD family ABC transporter permease, with protein sequence MLEKAESAAPRAAETPGRGPRTAAWLLTAVLVLALLVLVPVAAGTGAYPVPVGEVLASVQHRIGLGGRELDRVAESVLWNVRFPRIVLALLIGASLGCAGALMQGVFGNPLAEPGVIGISSGAAVGAVASIALGLNFLGTWTVSVAAFVTGLVTVLLVYVLSRSGGRTEVVTLILTGIAVNAFAGAVIGLFLFFADAAAIQQITFWQLGSLSQATWPKVVAVLPCAALGLGVAPLYARRLDLLSLGERPARHLGVDVERLRITLVFVIALLTAAAVSVSGIISFVGLVVPHLLRMAVGPGHRFLVPASALLGALVLLAADLASRTMAAPAELPLGVLTALLGSPFFFWLLRRTRRRHGGWA encoded by the coding sequence GTGTTGGAGAAGGCGGAGTCGGCTGCGCCCCGGGCGGCGGAGACTCCGGGACGCGGGCCCCGTACGGCCGCCTGGCTGCTGACGGCGGTGCTGGTCCTCGCCCTGCTCGTCCTGGTGCCGGTCGCGGCGGGGACCGGAGCCTATCCGGTGCCGGTGGGTGAGGTGCTCGCCTCCGTGCAGCACCGGATCGGGCTCGGTGGAAGGGAGTTGGACCGGGTGGCGGAGTCGGTGCTGTGGAACGTGCGGTTCCCGCGTATCGTCCTCGCGCTGCTCATCGGGGCCTCGCTGGGGTGTGCCGGGGCGCTGATGCAGGGCGTGTTCGGCAACCCGCTCGCCGAGCCGGGGGTCATCGGGATCTCCTCGGGCGCGGCGGTGGGGGCGGTGGCGTCGATCGCGCTCGGGCTGAACTTCCTCGGGACGTGGACGGTTTCGGTGGCGGCGTTCGTGACGGGGCTCGTGACGGTGCTGCTGGTGTATGTGCTGTCCCGGTCCGGGGGGCGTACGGAGGTCGTGACGCTGATCCTGACCGGCATCGCGGTGAACGCGTTCGCGGGGGCGGTGATCGGGCTGTTCCTGTTCTTCGCGGACGCGGCGGCGATCCAGCAGATCACGTTCTGGCAGCTCGGGTCGTTGTCGCAGGCGACGTGGCCGAAGGTGGTGGCGGTGCTGCCGTGCGCTGCGCTGGGCTTGGGGGTGGCTCCTTTGTACGCCCGTCGCCTGGACCTGCTGTCGCTGGGCGAGCGTCCGGCGCGGCACCTGGGTGTGGACGTCGAACGGCTCCGTATCACGCTGGTCTTCGTCATCGCGCTGCTGACGGCGGCGGCGGTGAGTGTCTCCGGGATCATCAGCTTCGTGGGGCTCGTCGTCCCTCATCTGCTGCGGATGGCTGTGGGGCCGGGGCATCGGTTCCTGGTGCCGGCCAGTGCGCTGCTGGGGGCGCTGGTGCTGTTGGCGGCGGATCTGGCGTCCCGCACGATGGCTGCGCCGGCGGAGTTGCCGCTGGGTGTTCTCACGGCTCTGCTGGGCAGCCCGTTCTTCTTCTGGTTGCTGCGTCGGACTCGGCGGCGGCATGGGGGGTGGGCGTAG
- a CDS encoding heme ABC transporter ATP-binding protein: protein MRLLRPRPTPPPPAAPGDVLAEAESLRVRLGARDVLHGVDIRVRAGEVLALVGPNGAGKSTLLGALAADTPADGGVVRIHGRPATEWSAPELALRRAVLPQAAALSFPFSVEDVVRMGRAPWTALGAEDDDAAVAEAMKATDVVEFAPRSFSALSGGERARVALARVLAQRAPLLLLDEPTAALDLRHQELVLRVCRERAAAGDAVVVVLHDLGLAAAYAHRVAVLRTGRVAADGPPAQVFSEELLSEVYEQAVEVLAHPRTGALLVTPRRNL, encoded by the coding sequence ATGAGACTCCTCCGCCCCCGGCCCACTCCCCCACCCCCCGCCGCGCCCGGTGACGTCCTTGCCGAGGCCGAGAGTCTCCGTGTCCGGCTCGGGGCCCGGGACGTCCTCCACGGAGTCGATATCCGGGTCCGTGCCGGAGAGGTGCTCGCTCTCGTCGGGCCCAATGGTGCCGGTAAGTCCACGCTGCTCGGTGCGCTCGCCGCCGACACCCCGGCCGACGGGGGCGTCGTACGGATTCATGGGCGCCCCGCCACGGAGTGGTCCGCCCCCGAGCTCGCCCTGCGCCGGGCCGTGCTGCCGCAGGCCGCCGCGCTCAGCTTTCCCTTCTCCGTGGAGGACGTCGTGCGGATGGGGCGGGCGCCCTGGACTGCGCTCGGCGCGGAGGATGATGACGCCGCCGTCGCTGAAGCGATGAAGGCCACCGACGTGGTCGAATTTGCGCCACGTTCGTTCTCCGCGCTCAGCGGTGGTGAGCGTGCCCGCGTCGCGCTGGCCCGGGTGCTCGCCCAGCGTGCGCCCCTGTTGCTACTGGACGAGCCCACCGCCGCTCTGGACCTCCGGCACCAGGAACTGGTGCTCCGGGTATGTCGGGAGCGCGCGGCGGCCGGGGACGCCGTTGTCGTCGTGCTGCATGATCTGGGGCTCGCCGCCGCCTACGCCCACCGCGTCGCCGTACTCCGCACCGGCCGGGTTGCCGCCGATGGTCCGCCCGCGCAGGTCTTCTCCGAGGAACTGCTGTCCGAGGTCTACGAACAGGCCGTTGAAGTGCTCGCCCATCCTCGGACCGGCGCCCTCCTCGTCACCCCTCGCCGGAATCTTTGA
- the efeO gene encoding iron uptake system protein EfeO, translated as MRAARLSALAATVVAALTAVTGCTEKGSDGGDGVVQVTATDDKCEVSTKEFPAGHVELAIENKGSKVTEVYILFPDDRVVTERENIGPGTKQRVTAEVKAGDYQIACKPGMKGDGIRQAVKATGGGTTTKRDPRLDKAVAAYRQYVQEQADETLPLAETFAEAVKDGDLAAAKKAYAPSRIGWERTEPVAESFGDIDPKVDVREDGLDDGQKWTGWHRLEKSLWDDKKITDADKELADQLITDLKDWQNRVGKAEITPTSMANGAKELLDEVATGKVTGEEERYSHTDLVDFKANVEGAEKSYELLKPVAKENDPALTTELDKQFAALDTLLDKYRAEKDSYEFTSYDKVGDADRKDLSDAVNALAEPLSKLAAAVVAK; from the coding sequence ATGCGCGCCGCCAGACTCTCCGCCCTAGCCGCCACCGTCGTCGCGGCCCTGACCGCCGTGACGGGGTGCACCGAGAAGGGCAGTGACGGCGGGGACGGGGTCGTCCAGGTCACCGCCACGGACGACAAGTGCGAGGTCTCCACCAAGGAGTTCCCGGCCGGACACGTCGAACTCGCGATAGAGAACAAGGGATCCAAGGTCACCGAGGTCTACATCCTCTTCCCCGACGACCGGGTCGTCACCGAGCGCGAGAACATCGGCCCCGGCACCAAGCAGCGCGTCACCGCCGAAGTGAAGGCCGGTGACTACCAGATCGCCTGTAAGCCGGGCATGAAGGGCGACGGCATCCGACAGGCCGTGAAGGCCACCGGTGGGGGAACCACCACCAAGCGCGATCCTCGGCTCGACAAGGCCGTCGCCGCCTATCGCCAGTACGTCCAGGAGCAGGCCGACGAGACCCTCCCGCTCGCCGAGACCTTCGCCGAGGCCGTCAAGGACGGCGACCTCGCGGCCGCGAAGAAGGCGTACGCGCCGTCCCGGATCGGCTGGGAGCGCACCGAGCCGGTCGCCGAGTCCTTCGGCGACATCGACCCGAAGGTGGACGTCCGCGAGGACGGCCTGGACGACGGCCAGAAGTGGACCGGCTGGCACCGGCTGGAGAAGTCCCTCTGGGACGACAAGAAGATCACCGACGCCGACAAGGAGCTCGCGGACCAGCTCATCACGGACCTGAAGGACTGGCAGAACCGCGTCGGCAAGGCCGAGATCACCCCGACCTCCATGGCCAACGGCGCCAAGGAACTCCTCGACGAGGTCGCCACCGGCAAGGTCACCGGCGAGGAGGAGCGCTACTCGCACACCGACCTCGTCGACTTCAAGGCCAATGTCGAGGGCGCGGAGAAGTCGTACGAGCTGCTGAAGCCGGTCGCGAAGGAGAACGACCCGGCCCTGACGACCGAACTTGACAAGCAGTTCGCCGCCCTCGACACGCTGCTCGACAAGTACCGCGCGGAGAAGGACTCCTACGAGTTCACCTCGTACGACAAGGTCGGCGACGCCGACCGCAAGGACCTCTCGGACGCGGTGAACGCGCTGGCGGAACCGCTGTCCAAGCTCGCCGCAGCCGTCGTCGCCAAGTAG
- the efeB gene encoding iron uptake transporter deferrochelatase/peroxidase subunit — protein sequence MTSESPSRRALIGWGGAGLALGAAAAGGAVAMARTGDDTPAPTTAIPFHGAHQAGIATPVQDRLHFASFDVQTEDRAEFVRMLKDWTAAARRMTAGHPVGEGGFGGLPEAPPDDTGEALGLQPSRLTLTIGFGPSLFEKFGLADARPEALVDLPKFAGDNLDRNRSGGDLCVQACADDPQVAVHAIRNLARIGFGKVVIRWSQLGFGKTSSTTPEAQTPRNLMGFKDGTRNIAGTETDRLKKFVWVDGKDGPDWMAGGSYLVARRIRMHIETWDRTSLQEQEDIFGRDKGEGAPVGKAKERDEPFLKAMLPTAHVRLAHPDSNDGATLLRRGYSFTDGTDGLGRLDAGLFFLAYQKDVRRGFIPVQRNLATDTLNEYIQHVGSAVYAIPPGVRDKDDWWGRALFAGEA from the coding sequence ATGACTTCGGAATCCCCGTCCCGCCGCGCCCTCATCGGCTGGGGCGGCGCCGGGCTCGCGCTCGGCGCCGCCGCGGCCGGTGGTGCGGTGGCGATGGCTCGTACCGGTGACGACACACCCGCGCCGACCACCGCCATCCCCTTCCACGGCGCCCATCAGGCCGGCATCGCCACGCCCGTCCAGGACCGGCTGCACTTCGCCTCGTTCGACGTGCAGACCGAGGACCGGGCCGAGTTCGTGCGGATGCTGAAGGACTGGACGGCCGCCGCGCGCCGGATGACCGCCGGGCACCCGGTCGGCGAGGGCGGGTTCGGCGGGCTGCCCGAGGCGCCGCCGGACGACACCGGTGAGGCGCTGGGGCTCCAGCCCTCGCGGCTGACCCTCACCATCGGCTTCGGGCCGTCCCTGTTCGAGAAGTTCGGGCTGGCCGACGCCCGTCCCGAGGCCCTGGTCGACCTGCCGAAGTTCGCGGGCGACAACCTGGACAGGAACCGCAGCGGCGGTGACCTGTGTGTCCAGGCCTGCGCGGACGATCCGCAGGTCGCGGTGCACGCCATCCGCAACCTCGCCCGGATCGGCTTCGGCAAGGTCGTCATCCGGTGGTCGCAGCTTGGCTTCGGGAAGACCTCGTCCACCACCCCGGAGGCGCAGACCCCGCGCAACCTCATGGGGTTCAAGGACGGCACCCGCAACATCGCGGGGACGGAGACCGACCGGCTGAAGAAGTTCGTGTGGGTCGACGGGAAGGACGGGCCCGACTGGATGGCGGGCGGGTCCTATCTCGTCGCCCGGCGGATCCGGATGCACATCGAGACCTGGGACCGCACCTCGCTCCAGGAGCAGGAGGACATCTTCGGCCGCGACAAGGGCGAGGGCGCCCCGGTCGGCAAGGCCAAGGAGCGCGACGAGCCGTTCCTGAAGGCGATGCTCCCGACCGCGCACGTACGGCTCGCGCATCCCGACTCCAACGACGGGGCGACGCTGCTGCGCCGCGGCTACTCCTTCACCGACGGCACGGACGGCCTGGGCCGCCTGGACGCGGGCCTGTTCTTCCTGGCGTACCAGAAGGACGTGCGCCGGGGCTTCATCCCGGTCCAGCGCAACCTGGCCACCGACACGCTCAACGAGTACATCCAGCACGTGGGTTCGGCGGTCTACGCGATCCCGCCCGGCGTCCGCGACAAGGACGACTGGTGGGGCCGGGCGCTGTTCGCAGGGGAGGCGTAG
- the efeU gene encoding iron uptake transporter permease EfeU, with product MFANYLIGLREGLEASLVVCILVAYLVKTDRRDALKPVWIGIGVAVALALGFGCALEFGSQELTFEAQEALGGTLSVLAVALVTWMVFWMRRTARHLKAELHGKLDAALQMGTGALVATAFLAVGREGLETALFVWTSVRAAGDGSADPAIGAGLGLATAVVLGWLFYRGALRINLAKFFTWTGGMLVVVAAGVLAYGFHDLQEADWLPGLTNKAFDITGTIPPDSWYGTLLKGVFNFQPDPTVLQVTVWLLYLVPTLALFLAPVGFASGKGKVKVPDEHGSRPSKASQS from the coding sequence GTGTTCGCGAACTATCTGATCGGTCTGCGCGAGGGACTTGAGGCCAGCCTGGTCGTCTGCATCCTCGTCGCCTATCTGGTGAAGACGGACCGCAGGGACGCCCTGAAGCCCGTCTGGATCGGCATCGGGGTCGCGGTGGCGCTCGCCCTGGGCTTCGGCTGCGCCCTCGAATTCGGTTCCCAGGAGCTGACGTTCGAGGCGCAGGAGGCGCTCGGCGGCACGCTGTCGGTCCTCGCGGTCGCCCTGGTGACGTGGATGGTGTTCTGGATGCGGCGCACCGCCCGGCACCTGAAGGCGGAGCTGCACGGCAAGCTGGACGCGGCGCTGCAGATGGGCACGGGCGCGCTGGTCGCCACGGCGTTCCTGGCGGTGGGCCGGGAGGGCCTGGAGACGGCGCTGTTCGTGTGGACGTCGGTGCGCGCGGCCGGCGACGGCTCGGCGGACCCGGCGATCGGAGCGGGGCTCGGCCTGGCCACCGCGGTCGTCCTCGGCTGGCTGTTCTACCGCGGCGCCCTCAGGATCAACCTGGCGAAGTTCTTCACCTGGACCGGCGGCATGCTGGTCGTGGTCGCGGCGGGGGTGCTGGCGTACGGCTTCCATGACCTCCAGGAGGCGGACTGGCTGCCGGGCCTGACCAACAAGGCGTTCGACATCACCGGGACGATCCCGCCGGACAGTTGGTACGGCACGCTGCTCAAGGGTGTCTTCAACTTCCAGCCCGATCCGACCGTGCTCCAGGTCACGGTGTGGCTGCTGTACCTGGTCCCGACACTCGCGCTGTTCCTCGCCCCGGTAGGGTTCGCCTCCGGGAAGGGGAAGGTGAAGGTACCCGATGAGCACGGATCGCGGCCCTCGAAGGCTTCGCAGTCTTGA
- a CDS encoding bifunctional DNA primase/polymerase: MSDRGIQGKLSRWLRGRRPQQTADDGGREALLLAAAEAGLPLAPAAHPAPGYRCSCDRVGCPTPAQHPVSFAWQTQSTTDRAQIERWARHQPQANFITATGMVHDVLDVPLDAGREALDRLLGAGVEVGPVAERDDGRLLFFTLTRGTPEDEDEWWPCELDCHPETMDEHPGLRWHCRGSYVLVPPARLPGDDQNVRWVRGPEHPLPDPLSLLEVLTDSCARHAGQESDHAHTAWPSRR, translated from the coding sequence ATGAGCGACCGAGGCATTCAGGGCAAACTCTCCCGGTGGCTGCGCGGCCGCCGCCCCCAGCAGACCGCCGATGACGGCGGTCGCGAGGCCCTGCTGCTCGCCGCCGCCGAGGCGGGACTGCCGCTCGCCCCCGCCGCCCACCCGGCCCCCGGCTACCGCTGCTCCTGCGACCGCGTCGGCTGTCCGACCCCCGCCCAGCACCCGGTGTCCTTCGCCTGGCAGACGCAGTCCACCACCGACCGCGCCCAGATCGAGCGCTGGGCCCGCCACCAGCCACAGGCCAACTTCATCACCGCCACCGGTATGGTCCACGACGTCCTGGACGTCCCCCTGGACGCCGGCCGCGAGGCCCTTGACCGCCTCCTCGGCGCCGGGGTCGAGGTCGGCCCGGTCGCCGAGCGCGACGACGGCCGCCTGCTCTTCTTCACCCTCACCCGCGGCACCCCCGAGGACGAGGACGAGTGGTGGCCCTGCGAGCTGGACTGCCACCCCGAGACGATGGACGAGCATCCGGGCCTACGGTGGCACTGCCGCGGTTCGTACGTCCTCGTACCGCCCGCCCGGCTCCCCGGTGACGACCAGAACGTGCGCTGGGTCCGCGGCCCCGAGCATCCGCTGCCGGATCCGCTCAGCCTGCTGGAGGTCCTCACCGACTCCTGCGCCCGGCACGCGGGGCAGGAGTCCGATCACGCGCACACCGCCTGGCCCTCGCGGCGCTGA
- a CDS encoding glycerophosphodiester phosphodiesterase: protein MVTWTGLTASAACAAALISPAPLEWGTAPLTVDALPRITYVAHRGGAREVPENSMAGLAAAYARGTAQVLDFDTRVLRDGTPVVLHDPTLRRTTNRSGEVRALDARDWRTVRLRPAPSLPGHWRAERPPTVAEVLDRFGGRIVLMLEVKDPRGLGPLAALIRARGLTRSVLVNTNDPALARRADRLGLLTQLWRSARQLRTDRPERWRSYVHVLDVDHRARDADLRRAVRSGIPRVWAHTVVTPAQRDRVLALGCDGVITDAPGRLARVGQRATQRAAQRGARP from the coding sequence ATGGTCACCTGGACCGGACTGACCGCCTCCGCGGCGTGCGCGGCCGCCCTGATCTCCCCGGCCCCGCTGGAGTGGGGCACGGCGCCCCTGACCGTCGACGCGCTCCCCCGCATCACCTACGTCGCCCATCGCGGCGGCGCCCGCGAGGTCCCCGAGAACAGCATGGCGGGCCTGGCGGCGGCGTACGCGCGCGGGACCGCCCAGGTCCTGGACTTCGACACCCGCGTCCTGCGCGACGGCACCCCGGTGGTCCTCCACGACCCGACCCTGCGCCGCACCACGAACCGCTCCGGCGAGGTGCGCGCCCTGGACGCCCGCGACTGGCGGACGGTACGGCTGCGTCCGGCGCCGTCGCTGCCGGGCCACTGGCGTGCGGAGCGGCCGCCGACGGTGGCCGAGGTGCTGGACCGGTTCGGCGGGCGGATCGTGCTGATGCTGGAGGTGAAGGACCCGAGGGGGCTCGGCCCGCTGGCGGCGCTGATCCGGGCCCGGGGCCTGACCCGCTCGGTGCTGGTGAACACCAACGACCCGGCGCTGGCCCGCCGCGCCGACCGGCTGGGCCTGCTGACCCAGCTGTGGCGCTCGGCCCGTCAGCTGCGCACCGACCGGCCGGAGCGCTGGCGCTCCTACGTGCACGTCCTGGACGTGGACCACCGGGCCCGGGACGCGGATCTGCGGCGGGCGGTGCGGTCCGGGATCCCCCGGGTGTGGGCGCACACCGTGGTGACCCCGGCCCAGCGGGACCGGGTGCTGGCGCTGGGCTGCGACGGAGTGATCACGGACGCGCCGGGGCGGCTGGCCCGGGTGGGGCAGCGGGCGACTCAGCGGGCAGCTCAGCGGGGCGCGAGGCCGTAG
- a CDS encoding TetR/AcrR family transcriptional regulator produces the protein MAKNLAPDSTRRSEKSRRAIYDAALALVGEVGYPRTTIEGIAARAGVGKQTIYRWWSSKAEVLMEAFLDLGEQASRDAGHEPYAIPDTGDLAADLKTVLRATVDELKNPRFEVPSRALAAEGVVNEELGRKFVAKMLEPSLQLYVTRLRAAQETGEVRPDLDPRIALELFVSPLAQRWLQYSGPISHEYTDTLVDYALYGLAPR, from the coding sequence ATGGCCAAGAACCTCGCCCCCGACTCCACCCGCCGCAGCGAGAAGTCCCGCCGCGCCATCTACGACGCCGCCCTCGCCCTCGTCGGAGAGGTCGGCTACCCCAGGACGACCATCGAGGGGATCGCCGCCCGCGCCGGTGTCGGCAAGCAGACGATCTACCGGTGGTGGTCCTCCAAGGCCGAAGTGCTCATGGAGGCGTTCCTCGACCTGGGCGAGCAGGCCAGCCGGGACGCCGGGCACGAGCCGTACGCCATCCCCGACACCGGCGACCTCGCCGCCGACCTCAAGACGGTGCTGCGCGCCACGGTCGACGAGCTGAAGAACCCCCGTTTCGAGGTGCCCTCCCGTGCGCTCGCCGCCGAGGGGGTCGTCAACGAGGAGCTGGGCCGGAAGTTCGTCGCCAAGATGCTCGAACCCTCGCTCCAGCTCTACGTCACCCGGCTGCGCGCCGCCCAGGAGACCGGCGAGGTGCGCCCGGACCTCGATCCGCGCATCGCCCTCGAACTGTTCGTCTCCCCGCTCGCGCAGCGCTGGCTCCAGTACTCCGGGCCCATCTCCCACGAGTACACCGACACTCTCGTCGACTACGCCCTCTACGGCCTCGCGCCCCGCTGA